One stretch of Rosistilla oblonga DNA includes these proteins:
- a CDS encoding type II toxin-antitoxin system HicB family antitoxin, with protein MIEYKGYVGKVEFDDEAAIFHGEILGTRDVITFQGESVSELTQAFRDSIDDYLAFCKERGESPDKPFSGQFVTRIPHELHRQVSMAANVAGKSLNAFVKEQLEAAVEKVAAKPKRGGTTKVNTKAKPRGKQSA; from the coding sequence ATGATCGAATACAAAGGCTATGTTGGCAAAGTGGAGTTCGATGACGAAGCAGCGATTTTTCATGGGGAGATCCTCGGGACGCGTGACGTTATCACATTTCAGGGAGAGAGTGTTTCCGAGCTGACCCAGGCGTTCCGCGACTCCATCGATGACTATCTAGCGTTTTGCAAGGAGCGCGGCGAGTCTCCAGATAAGCCGTTTTCAGGCCAGTTCGTAACCCGGATCCCACACGAACTGCATCGCCAAGTGAGTATGGCTGCGAACGTTGCGGGCAAAAGCCTCAATGCCTTCGTCAAGGAGCAACTGGAAGCGGCTGTGGAGAAGGTCGCTGCCAAGCCGAAGCGTGGCGGAACGACGAAAGTAAATACAAAAGCGAAGCCCAGAGGCAAACAGTCGGCATGA
- a CDS encoding acyl-CoA desaturase encodes MATVVDDAFDLAEQTGIDAGEVAKSKKQKAANLSREERTIVNTYSIIWLVAAHVGAIFAIWTFTWPALIAMVTLHWITGGLGICLGYHRYLTHTGFQSHRWVKYMFAVIGSLAGEGSPLDWVADHRKHHAESDQPGDPHSPNDGAWWSHMFWLAYSTHDGDREAYFKRWIPDLAADRGMRFIEKMFLPLNFALGVALAVGGYLYGGSEMAISMVVWGMFLRLVFVLHSTWLVNSASHMWGYRNYETTDKSRNNWWVALVTYGEGWHNNHHAYPRMAKHGHKWWEIDLTYMAIRAMQKVGLIWKVVDYRNVAEKKAKQGL; translated from the coding sequence ATGGCAACCGTAGTCGACGACGCCTTTGACCTAGCAGAACAGACCGGCATCGATGCTGGTGAAGTCGCAAAAAGCAAAAAGCAAAAGGCAGCGAACCTTTCGCGAGAAGAGCGAACGATCGTCAATACGTATTCGATTATCTGGCTTGTTGCGGCCCACGTCGGTGCGATCTTCGCGATCTGGACCTTCACCTGGCCTGCGTTGATCGCCATGGTTACCCTCCACTGGATCACCGGCGGCCTGGGAATTTGCCTCGGCTACCATCGCTACCTGACCCATACAGGTTTCCAATCGCACCGCTGGGTCAAATATATGTTTGCCGTGATTGGCAGCTTGGCTGGCGAAGGCTCGCCCCTGGACTGGGTCGCCGACCATCGCAAGCATCACGCCGAGAGCGATCAGCCGGGCGATCCCCACTCGCCCAACGACGGGGCGTGGTGGAGTCACATGTTCTGGCTGGCCTACAGCACTCACGACGGCGACCGCGAAGCCTACTTCAAGCGTTGGATTCCCGATTTGGCGGCCGATCGCGGGATGCGATTTATCGAAAAGATGTTCCTGCCACTGAACTTCGCCTTGGGCGTCGCTTTGGCTGTTGGCGGCTACCTTTACGGCGGCAGCGAGATGGCGATCTCGATGGTCGTTTGGGGAATGTTCCTGCGACTCGTCTTCGTCCTGCATTCGACTTGGCTCGTGAATTCAGCGAGTCACATGTGGGGCTACCGCAACTACGAAACAACCGACAAGAGCCGCAACAACTGGTGGGTCGCATTGGTCACCTACGGCGAAGGCTGGCACAACAACCACCACGCTTATCCCCGCATGGCTAAGCACGGGCACAAGTGGTGGGAAATCGATCTGACCTACATGGCGATCCGAGCGATGCAAAAAGTTGGTCTGATCTGGAAGGTCGTCGATTACCGTAACGTCGCGGAAAAGAAAGCGAAGCAGGGACTCTAG
- a CDS encoding sigma-54-dependent transcriptional regulator: MNRPSRRTSQTLLVIDDEAPILTAFERAFASESTTVLVAENATDGEAVFMETRPDVVVIDLSLPDMSGLECFRRLHKVDPRVPVIFITGHGTVETAIEATQLGAYDFLFKPLELDEMRQLLEKAFNLSRMVRVQPVLADEEDTVADAIVGRCRAMKEVYKAIGRVASQNLTVLLLGESGTGKEVVAQAIYHHSARSDGPFQAINCAAIPDALLESEIFGHEKGAFTDAHRQRIGKLEQADKGTLFLDEVGDMSPMTQAKILRVLQDQTFERVGGNTPIKVDARIIAATNHDLKKLVSEGLFRADLYFRLSVVSIHLPPLRQREDDLRVLAEYFLRKYSNEFGKDIRTLAPETLELLEQYHWPGNVRELESAMKQSLLIARGNVLLPEFVPRLSDGSTPLISGKSEDEYLSKSFVAERLDAGSKNLYAEAIRTAESQLFRQVLQHTAGNQLKASSILGISRVTLRSKLKALGIEAADFAGGG, translated from the coding sequence ATGAACCGTCCTTCACGCCGTACCTCGCAAACACTGCTTGTCATCGACGACGAAGCGCCGATCCTGACAGCTTTCGAACGCGCGTTTGCCAGCGAATCGACGACGGTCTTGGTCGCTGAAAACGCGACCGACGGTGAAGCGGTTTTTATGGAGACCAGGCCCGACGTGGTCGTGATCGATCTCAGCCTGCCCGATATGTCGGGGCTGGAATGTTTCCGGCGGCTGCACAAAGTCGATCCCCGCGTGCCGGTGATCTTTATCACCGGGCATGGGACCGTGGAGACAGCGATCGAAGCGACTCAGTTGGGCGCCTACGACTTCCTCTTCAAGCCGCTGGAACTCGACGAGATGCGGCAGCTGCTGGAGAAAGCGTTTAATCTCAGCCGGATGGTCCGCGTGCAGCCGGTCCTCGCCGACGAAGAGGATACGGTTGCCGATGCGATCGTCGGCCGCTGCCGCGCGATGAAAGAGGTTTATAAAGCGATCGGCCGCGTCGCCTCGCAAAATCTGACGGTGCTGTTGCTGGGCGAAAGCGGAACCGGCAAGGAGGTTGTCGCTCAAGCGATCTATCATCACAGCGCTCGATCCGACGGTCCGTTCCAGGCGATCAATTGTGCGGCGATCCCCGACGCGCTGTTGGAAAGCGAGATCTTCGGCCACGAAAAAGGAGCCTTCACCGACGCCCACCGGCAGCGAATCGGCAAGCTGGAGCAAGCGGATAAAGGGACGTTGTTCCTGGATGAAGTGGGCGATATGTCGCCGATGACTCAGGCCAAGATCTTACGCGTGCTGCAGGATCAGACGTTCGAACGCGTCGGTGGCAACACGCCGATCAAAGTCGATGCGCGGATCATCGCGGCGACCAATCACGATCTGAAAAAATTGGTCTCCGAGGGGCTGTTCCGCGCCGACCTCTACTTCCGATTGAGCGTCGTGTCGATTCATCTGCCGCCGCTGCGGCAGCGCGAAGACGATCTGCGCGTGCTGGCGGAATACTTTTTACGCAAGTACAGCAACGAGTTTGGCAAGGACATCCGCACGCTCGCTCCCGAGACGTTGGAACTGTTGGAGCAATATCATTGGCCGGGGAACGTTCGCGAACTCGAGAGCGCGATGAAGCAGTCGTTGCTGATCGCGCGAGGGAATGTCTTGTTGCCCGAGTTTGTGCCGCGGTTGTCCGACGGCAGTACGCCGTTGATCAGCGGCAAGAGCGAAGACGAATATCTTTCGAAAAGCTTTGTCGCCGAACGGCTGGATGCGGGCAGCAAGAACCTCTACGCCGAAGCGATCCGGACCGCTGAAAGCCAGCTGTTTCGCCAGGTCTTGCAGCACACCGCGGGCAACCAATTGAAGGCCTCCTCGATTCTTGGCATCTCCCGCGTCACGCTCCGCAGTAAACTGAAGGCGTTGGGAATCGAGGCGGCTGATTTTGCCGGCGGCGGCTGA
- a CDS encoding efflux RND transporter permease subunit has product MLTRLIEFSVANRGLVIIMTLLMAVGGLYSAYKLPIDAVPDMTNVQVQVVTNAGSLSPVEVERYVTYPVENTMGGLPDVEELRSVSKFGISVVTIVFEEGTDIYRARQLVAERLPDATARIPPGYGTPGVGPLTTALGEILQFEVRSERHTPMELRTILEWDISPRLREVSGVTEINTHGGYYKTYEVQPDPDRMTSYGIPMDLLFQRLQNNNSTSGGGYVVHHGEQRFIRGVSLLESAADIEAVVVRREADGNPILIRDIAKVSIEPMTRQGAVTRDGRGEIVTGLVMMLVGENSREVVMAAKQRLQEIEATLPEGVRLEVTYDRAALIGRTLKTVLTNLTEGGMLVIIVLLFMLGNLRAGIIVALAIPLSMLFATNVMLFTGVTASLMSLGAIDFGLIVDSSVIMVENCIRKLSHDNGDTKHEQIIRDAAVEVRKPTMFGELIIAVVFLPILLLEGTEGKLFRPMAMTVLFALGGSMILSLTFMPAMASIFLPKKMKEEDVFLVRIVKWFYEPIVTRAIKHPVVTIATALLLFVISLPVGANLGAEFMPRLEEGDLLVEAFRLPSATLEGSIEMSTQIENLLKEYPEVKTVFSKTGRPEIANDVMGVHQTDVWVLLKPIHDWPTPKTRDELIEEMSTELNANVPGVAFGFTQPIEMRVDELVAGVKADVAVLLYGDDLEVLGTKGKEIEAVLRTIPGAVDVKADYQSNLSTLSIRTKAEALAQYGIDAQTVLDVVSSLGGHQVGQIFEGRARYPIIVRVPPQWRENLSLLEQVPIGDANGNSVPLKELAEIRLEETPPAIEHEGNRRRTFVSANVRGRDVASFVTEAQRLIPERVSIPPGYEIRWGGDFENLQSASRRLAFITPIVLVVIMLLLHTSLGSLRLAGLIFLAVPMAASGGVIALYLRGMPFSISAGVGFIALFGVAVLNGLVWVSAAENLRKSGMPLDEVSHETALVRLRPILMTALVASLGFLPMALSTSDGAEMQRPLATVVIGGLITSTLLTSLVIPCIYPWFTDDSVDGSEDENARLDAAAH; this is encoded by the coding sequence ATGCTCACTCGTTTAATCGAATTCTCGGTCGCCAACCGCGGTCTGGTCATCATCATGACGCTGTTGATGGCTGTCGGCGGCCTCTATTCCGCCTACAAATTGCCGATCGACGCGGTCCCCGACATGACCAACGTGCAGGTCCAAGTCGTGACCAATGCGGGATCGCTGTCGCCGGTGGAGGTGGAACGCTACGTCACCTACCCGGTTGAAAACACGATGGGTGGTCTGCCCGATGTCGAAGAGCTACGGAGCGTTTCAAAATTTGGGATCTCGGTCGTCACGATCGTCTTCGAAGAGGGAACCGACATCTACCGGGCGCGGCAATTGGTCGCCGAGCGTTTGCCCGACGCAACCGCTCGCATTCCTCCAGGTTACGGAACGCCAGGCGTCGGCCCGCTGACGACCGCGTTGGGAGAGATCCTGCAATTCGAGGTCCGCAGCGAGCGTCATACGCCGATGGAATTGCGGACGATTCTGGAATGGGACATCTCGCCCCGGCTGCGCGAAGTGTCCGGCGTGACCGAGATCAACACGCACGGCGGCTACTACAAGACCTACGAAGTCCAACCCGATCCGGACCGGATGACCAGCTATGGCATCCCGATGGATCTGTTGTTCCAACGACTGCAGAACAACAACAGCACCTCCGGCGGTGGTTACGTCGTTCACCATGGCGAACAGCGATTCATCCGCGGCGTCTCGCTGCTGGAATCGGCTGCCGATATCGAAGCGGTTGTCGTCCGCCGCGAAGCCGATGGGAATCCGATCCTGATCCGCGACATTGCGAAGGTCAGCATCGAACCGATGACGCGGCAAGGGGCGGTGACACGCGACGGCCGCGGCGAGATCGTGACCGGTTTGGTGATGATGCTGGTCGGCGAAAACTCCCGCGAAGTCGTGATGGCCGCCAAACAACGACTGCAAGAAATCGAGGCGACGCTTCCCGAAGGCGTTCGCTTAGAAGTCACCTACGACCGCGCGGCACTGATCGGCCGAACGCTGAAAACGGTCCTGACCAACCTGACCGAAGGGGGCATGTTGGTGATCATCGTCCTGTTGTTCATGCTGGGAAATCTGCGAGCGGGGATCATCGTCGCGCTGGCGATTCCGCTGTCGATGCTGTTCGCTACCAACGTGATGCTGTTCACCGGCGTGACAGCTAGCCTGATGAGCCTGGGGGCGATCGACTTCGGACTGATCGTCGACAGCAGCGTGATCATGGTCGAAAACTGTATCCGCAAACTCTCGCACGACAACGGCGATACTAAACACGAACAGATCATCCGCGACGCGGCGGTCGAAGTTCGTAAGCCGACGATGTTTGGTGAATTGATTATCGCCGTCGTCTTCCTGCCGATCCTTCTGCTCGAAGGAACCGAAGGCAAGTTGTTCCGCCCGATGGCGATGACTGTCCTGTTTGCCTTGGGCGGTTCGATGATCCTGTCGCTGACATTTATGCCTGCGATGGCTTCGATCTTCCTGCCCAAGAAGATGAAAGAAGAAGATGTCTTTCTGGTCCGGATCGTCAAATGGTTCTACGAACCGATCGTGACGCGAGCGATCAAGCATCCGGTGGTTACGATCGCTACGGCATTGTTGCTGTTTGTCATCAGCTTGCCCGTCGGAGCGAATCTAGGCGCGGAGTTTATGCCGCGCTTGGAAGAGGGAGACTTGTTAGTCGAGGCGTTCCGTTTGCCCAGCGCGACGCTGGAAGGTTCGATCGAGATGTCGACGCAGATCGAAAACCTGCTGAAAGAGTACCCCGAAGTCAAAACAGTCTTCTCCAAGACCGGGCGTCCCGAAATCGCAAACGATGTGATGGGCGTTCACCAAACCGATGTCTGGGTCCTGTTAAAACCGATCCACGATTGGCCGACGCCCAAAACTCGCGACGAGTTGATCGAGGAGATGTCGACCGAATTAAACGCCAACGTCCCCGGCGTCGCTTTTGGATTCACCCAGCCGATCGAGATGCGAGTCGACGAATTGGTGGCGGGCGTCAAAGCGGACGTCGCGGTGCTGTTGTACGGTGACGACTTGGAAGTCCTGGGCACGAAAGGCAAAGAGATCGAAGCGGTATTGCGGACGATCCCCGGAGCTGTCGATGTGAAGGCCGACTATCAATCGAATCTATCGACGCTGAGCATCCGCACCAAAGCCGAAGCGTTGGCTCAATACGGAATCGACGCACAAACCGTGCTGGACGTCGTCTCTTCGTTGGGCGGGCATCAAGTCGGGCAGATCTTCGAGGGGAGGGCGAGGTATCCGATCATCGTTCGCGTGCCGCCGCAGTGGCGTGAAAACCTGTCGCTGCTGGAACAGGTCCCGATCGGCGACGCCAACGGCAACTCGGTCCCGCTAAAAGAACTGGCCGAGATTCGGCTGGAAGAAACACCGCCAGCGATCGAACACGAAGGAAATCGCCGCCGCACGTTTGTCTCGGCAAACGTCCGCGGGCGCGATGTCGCGTCGTTCGTCACCGAAGCGCAACGGCTGATCCCCGAGCGGGTTTCGATTCCGCCAGGCTACGAAATTCGCTGGGGCGGCGACTTTGAAAACTTGCAATCGGCCAGCCGCCGCCTGGCGTTCATCACTCCGATCGTGCTGGTCGTGATCATGCTGTTGCTGCACACCAGCCTTGGATCGCTGCGGTTGGCGGGACTGATCTTCCTAGCCGTTCCGATGGCGGCATCCGGCGGCGTGATCGCACTGTATCTGCGTGGGATGCCGTTCAGCATCTCCGCGGGCGTCGGCTTTATCGCTCTGTTTGGCGTCGCGGTTCTCAACGGACTGGTCTGGGTGAGCGCCGCCGAGAATCTCCGCAAATCGGGGATGCCGTTGGATGAGGTCAGTCACGAAACAGCGCTCGTTCGCTTGCGACCGATCCTGATGACCGCGTTGGTCGCCAGCCTCGGTTTCCTGCCGATGGCGTTATCGACAAGCGATGGCGCCGAGATGCAGCGTCCGTTGGCAACCGTCGTGATCGGCGGACTGATCACATCGACTCTGCTGACATCGCTGGTGATCCCCTGCATCTATCCTTGGTTCACCGACGATTCGGTAGATGGCTCCGAAGACGAAAACGCTCGCCTAGATGCTGCAGCACACTAA
- a CDS encoding ABC transporter permease: MQATLRTLSLMVLATAIALLIGWAYAYLCERLVRRGRWLWRLIPIAAISLPLFIHAAAWEATLGKFGWLPLSGVTARGSFFAGLVASSWIHGIAGAAWVALIVGAFLRRGPLPGEEAARLDAGPLRAALRVTLPGTYLLTLASGLWVALIAATEISVVDLYGFRTLADEVYFQYALSPQPIPILLAMLLPIVLCIGIVLLWFLGRHQVLRPLGGATGRTQPSVVDNGLATEVFGLAGLGWLATLLILLPLVSLGIKAGWTVQAVDGELQSGWSVAQASATLTQAATMFRTEYYWTAMLAATSIAMTLPVSLVLSWLGRYRLGFVAVGCLVLLFIPGPVISMGIMRLFSQSGIAWLGELYDRSLIPAGLAVMHRSVPLCSLILIGSFYATDRRVDEAARIDGAGWWQRLRYIEMPRIVWPLAICGFVTAVVALGEVSATELVMPPGVSTVARRVFGLLHSGVRYQESGLCLIASSLVIAAVLFFHVCRSTMGRR; the protein is encoded by the coding sequence GTGCAGGCTACTCTCCGCACCCTCTCGCTGATGGTTCTGGCAACCGCGATCGCTCTCTTGATCGGTTGGGCATACGCTTATCTTTGCGAACGTTTGGTCCGCCGCGGTCGTTGGCTGTGGCGTCTGATTCCGATCGCTGCGATCTCGCTGCCGTTGTTCATTCACGCAGCGGCGTGGGAAGCGACGCTAGGGAAATTCGGCTGGCTGCCATTGTCGGGCGTCACCGCGCGAGGCAGTTTCTTCGCCGGACTGGTCGCATCGTCTTGGATCCACGGGATCGCCGGGGCCGCCTGGGTTGCCTTGATCGTCGGTGCGTTTTTGCGCCGCGGACCGCTTCCGGGTGAAGAGGCGGCGCGGTTGGATGCCGGCCCGCTGCGAGCGGCGCTGCGTGTGACACTGCCGGGAACTTATCTGCTGACGTTGGCCAGTGGGTTGTGGGTGGCTTTGATCGCGGCGACCGAAATCTCCGTCGTCGATCTGTACGGATTTCGAACGCTCGCCGACGAAGTCTACTTTCAGTATGCGCTGTCGCCACAGCCGATTCCGATCTTGCTGGCAATGCTGTTGCCGATCGTGTTGTGTATCGGGATCGTGTTGTTGTGGTTTTTGGGGCGTCATCAGGTTTTAAGGCCACTCGGCGGCGCGACTGGGCGGACGCAGCCGTCGGTCGTCGACAACGGCCTGGCGACGGAGGTCTTTGGGCTGGCCGGTCTGGGGTGGTTGGCGACGTTGTTGATTCTATTGCCGCTAGTCAGTTTGGGGATCAAGGCCGGCTGGACTGTGCAGGCGGTCGATGGAGAACTGCAGTCGGGATGGTCGGTTGCCCAAGCGTCCGCCACGCTGACTCAGGCGGCGACGATGTTTCGCACCGAATATTATTGGACCGCGATGCTAGCGGCGACGTCGATCGCGATGACGCTGCCGGTATCCCTCGTGTTGTCGTGGCTGGGGCGATATCGGTTGGGTTTCGTTGCGGTTGGCTGCTTGGTGTTGCTGTTCATTCCCGGGCCCGTGATCAGCATGGGAATCATGCGGCTGTTTTCTCAGAGCGGCATCGCTTGGCTGGGGGAACTGTACGATCGCAGCTTGATTCCAGCGGGTCTGGCCGTAATGCATCGATCGGTTCCGTTGTGCTCGCTGATCCTGATCGGCAGCTTTTACGCTACCGATCGCCGCGTCGACGAAGCGGCTCGCATCGATGGAGCCGGCTGGTGGCAGCGGCTGCGATATATCGAAATGCCACGCATCGTGTGGCCCTTGGCGATCTGTGGTTTTGTTACAGCAGTGGTTGCATTGGGGGAGGTCTCGGCAACCGAATTGGTGATGCCGCCGGGAGTCTCCACCGTCGCTCGGCGGGTTTTTGGTTTGCTGCACAGCGGCGTTCGCTATCAAGAATCGGGGCTCTGCCTGATCGCTAGCAGCTTGGTTATCGCAGCGGTTCTATTTTTTCATGTCTGTCGTTCTACGATGGGCCGTCGTTAA
- a CDS encoding DUF1570 domain-containing protein, with translation MLRNRNLNVWTLLGVTWMLIFTTLTAGKVDAADHVTFVQGGQTFKVCGEALLEAQDGGLLFQANDGQIWTIQPEEIKDRKQDSMPVEIPSPEVAVAELVATLGSEFRVMQTAHYVVVSNADAPFVEYCAGLFEKLYKGFYAFWKNNGWDLPEPRFPLVALVFEDKASFQRYARPEAGDAAESIIGYYNLQTNRMTTYDIGEGAGVRAGGFLVDRNIATLVHEATHQLAYNCGLQKRYADNPYWVSEGMAVFFESPDLKRGDGWREIGRINEVNRLRFAQYLPQRPADSLVTLLQDDSRLTNSATASFAYAEAWALTYFLLKTKPKQYVAYLKQLSEGEYLESLGPRERLQMFRDAFGDLQKLDRQFIAYTRRFVLRR, from the coding sequence ATGCTTCGCAATCGAAATTTGAATGTGTGGACGCTGCTTGGCGTGACATGGATGCTGATCTTCACGACGCTGACCGCGGGCAAGGTTGATGCAGCGGACCACGTGACGTTTGTGCAAGGGGGACAAACGTTTAAGGTTTGTGGCGAAGCGTTGTTGGAAGCTCAGGATGGCGGGTTGTTGTTTCAGGCCAACGATGGCCAGATTTGGACGATTCAGCCCGAGGAGATTAAAGATCGCAAGCAGGATTCGATGCCTGTCGAGATCCCCAGCCCCGAGGTGGCCGTTGCCGAATTGGTCGCGACCCTTGGCAGCGAATTTCGCGTCATGCAAACCGCTCACTACGTCGTCGTCTCCAACGCCGACGCTCCGTTTGTCGAATACTGTGCCGGGTTGTTCGAGAAGCTGTACAAAGGCTTTTATGCGTTCTGGAAGAACAACGGTTGGGATCTACCCGAGCCGCGGTTTCCGTTGGTCGCGTTGGTCTTCGAGGACAAAGCTAGTTTTCAACGCTACGCTCGTCCCGAAGCGGGGGACGCCGCGGAATCGATCATCGGTTACTACAACTTGCAAACCAACCGGATGACGACCTACGACATCGGCGAGGGAGCCGGGGTGCGAGCTGGCGGCTTCTTGGTCGACCGAAACATCGCCACGTTGGTTCACGAAGCGACGCATCAGTTGGCTTACAATTGCGGGCTGCAAAAACGTTACGCCGACAATCCTTATTGGGTCAGCGAAGGGATGGCGGTCTTCTTTGAGTCGCCCGACCTGAAGCGCGGCGATGGGTGGCGCGAGATCGGCCGGATCAACGAAGTCAATCGTTTGCGGTTCGCCCAATATCTGCCTCAGCGACCAGCCGATTCGTTGGTCACGCTGCTGCAAGATGACAGCCGGTTGACCAATTCGGCAACCGCTTCGTTTGCCTATGCCGAAGCCTGGGCGTTGACCTACTTTTTGCTGAAGACGAAACCGAAGCAGTACGTCGCCTATCTGAAGCAGCTGAGCGAAGGGGAGTACTTGGAATCGCTGGGGCCGCGCGAACGGTTGCAGATGTTCCGAGATGCGTTTGGCGACCTGCAAAAGCTCGACCGGCAATTCATCGCCTACACCCGGCGGTTTGTGCTGCGACGATAG
- a CDS encoding sensor histidine kinase — protein MRILAIVLVLVFITEVAVMFALPYIVPGSLNEAGRAIVDAVLLTMVCAPAMWLVIIGPLRRIAVQEHQRSETIVANASESILTFDREGSILSCNRAATELIAIDAEALIGQFMQQVIPGLPDRFLGLPNEFRLDAVRADGHRFPVQVSVSEYPSESQAMRIAIIRDLTESQKAEQQRLTMARETEALRAQQMATLAQLATGVAHEIRNPLTSIKMLIQVNRAKCADEGLPTDDMELVEREIRRMERSVNSLLDYARPERGESTEFAIQDAVRRTVMLIDGRCKTQNVRLQVTAPDPPLLVLGDAAQIQQLLLNLMLNAIDAMPEGGTLELAVVREDKDVILTVSDSGSGISESVLDRLFSPFVSTKPNGVGLGLGICRRIAESHRGSLVGSNRASGGAQFRLSLPLVQSST, from the coding sequence ATGCGAATCTTGGCGATCGTGTTGGTCCTCGTTTTTATCACCGAAGTGGCGGTGATGTTCGCCCTCCCCTACATCGTGCCGGGCAGTTTGAACGAGGCGGGGCGGGCGATCGTCGACGCGGTTCTGCTGACGATGGTCTGTGCTCCGGCAATGTGGTTGGTGATCATTGGGCCGTTGAGACGGATCGCGGTCCAGGAGCATCAGCGCAGCGAAACGATCGTCGCCAATGCCAGCGAGAGCATCTTGACGTTCGATCGAGAGGGTTCGATCCTGTCGTGCAATCGGGCGGCGACGGAGTTGATCGCGATCGATGCCGAAGCGTTGATCGGCCAGTTCATGCAGCAGGTGATTCCCGGTCTGCCCGATCGGTTCTTGGGGTTGCCCAACGAGTTTCGTTTGGATGCGGTTCGCGCCGATGGGCACCGGTTTCCCGTTCAGGTCTCGGTCAGCGAATATCCTTCGGAATCGCAGGCGATGCGGATCGCGATCATCCGCGATCTGACCGAATCGCAAAAAGCGGAGCAGCAGCGGCTGACGATGGCTCGCGAAACCGAAGCCCTTCGCGCCCAACAGATGGCCACACTGGCGCAACTGGCGACCGGCGTCGCTCATGAAATCCGCAACCCGCTGACCTCGATCAAGATGCTGATCCAAGTCAATCGCGCGAAGTGTGCCGACGAGGGTTTGCCAACCGACGACATGGAGCTTGTCGAGCGGGAGATCCGACGGATGGAGCGATCGGTCAACAGCCTGCTCGATTACGCTCGTCCGGAACGAGGCGAATCGACCGAGTTTGCGATCCAGGATGCGGTCCGCCGAACGGTGATGCTGATCGACGGACGCTGCAAAACGCAAAACGTCCGCCTCCAAGTTACCGCTCCCGATCCGCCGCTTTTGGTGCTCGGCGATGCCGCTCAGATTCAACAACTGTTGCTCAATTTGATGCTCAATGCGATCGACGCGATGCCCGAGGGAGGGACGTTGGAACTTGCGGTGGTGCGCGAAGATAAGGATGTGATTCTGACGGTCTCCGACAGCGGCAGCGGGATCAGCGAAAGTGTGCTCGACCGGCTGTTCAGTCCCTTCGTTAGCACCAAGCCCAACGGTGTCGGGCTTGGGCTGGGGATCTGCCGGCGGATCGCCGAATCGCATCGCGGCAGCTTGGTCGGATCCAACCGGGCCTCCGGCGGCGCTCAGTTTCGGTTAAGCTTACCCCTGGTCCAATCCTCAACTTAA